The proteins below are encoded in one region of Methanosarcina barkeri 3:
- a CDS encoding SET domain-containing protein, with translation MLLTNTKIGPSKINGIGLFANQFIPKGTVIWKFHSGFDIKIDKNELAKLPETTKECFLKYAYLNPDTNKYILCLDDARFFNHSDDPNCIDETPEEENEGITFAARDIQQGEELTSDYRKYDADYDYKMSIP, from the coding sequence ATGCTGTTAACAAACACAAAAATAGGGCCAAGTAAGATAAATGGTATTGGTCTTTTCGCTAATCAATTTATTCCAAAAGGAACTGTAATATGGAAATTTCACTCTGGATTTGATATCAAAATTGATAAAAATGAACTTGCTAAACTACCGGAGACAACTAAAGAATGTTTTTTGAAATACGCATATCTTAATCCGGATACAAATAAATATATTCTATGTCTTGATGATGCTCGTTTTTTTAATCACTCCGATGATCCTAATTGCATAGACGAAACTCCCGAAGAAGAGAACGAAGGAATAACTTTCGCTGCAAGAGATATACAACAAGGCGAAGAGCTTACTTCTGACTACAGAAAATATGATGCCGATTATGACTACAAAATGAGCATCCCTTGA
- a CDS encoding S8 family serine peptidase: protein MWKRVMLFTTLIFVSSLMITTAGAAPVIISFKDKTDPEIVQLHGKVTHSYKYIPAVAADLPEQAIEDLKKNNKIACIEPDYEVSVLEEVVPWGITRIGAPVVHTNGNKGTGINVAIIDTGINYNNPDLRDNYKGGYDFVNDDANPLDDNGHGTHCAGIIAAAHNNIGVIGVAPEANLYSLKTVNGTGSGNVSDLISAIEWAIDTCKDADTSNDIQIISMSLGSNDRVTALETACSRAYDSGILLVAAAGNDGNERGTGDSVDYPGAYGSVIAVAATDSMNKRASFSSTGPAVELAAPGVNILSTYQDGWASLSGTSMACPHVAGTAALVLAASPSFTNDNIRSRLAQTATDLGTSGRDNLYGYGLVNAEASAADSTCETTMKNRKVS from the coding sequence ATGTGGAAAAGGGTAATGTTGTTTACGACGCTAATTTTTGTTAGCAGTTTAATGATCACCACTGCTGGGGCAGCACCGGTAATCATAAGCTTTAAAGATAAAACTGATCCAGAAATTGTACAGCTTCATGGAAAAGTAACGCACAGCTACAAGTACATACCTGCAGTGGCTGCTGACCTTCCGGAACAGGCAATTGAGGATCTGAAAAAAAATAACAAAATCGCATGCATAGAACCGGACTATGAAGTAAGTGTACTGGAAGAGGTCGTACCGTGGGGAATAACTAGAATTGGGGCTCCAGTGGTACATACAAATGGTAACAAAGGGACTGGAATAAACGTTGCAATAATTGATACCGGAATTAATTATAATAATCCTGACCTGCGTGACAATTATAAAGGAGGATATGATTTCGTAAATGATGATGCCAATCCTCTTGATGATAACGGGCATGGGACACATTGTGCCGGTATCATTGCTGCCGCACATAATAATATAGGAGTTATCGGCGTTGCTCCTGAAGCAAATCTCTATTCACTTAAAACTGTTAATGGTACAGGAAGCGGTAATGTCAGCGACTTGATATCTGCAATTGAATGGGCAATTGATACCTGTAAGGATGCGGATACTTCAAACGATATTCAGATTATATCCATGAGTCTGGGTTCAAACGATAGAGTGACAGCACTGGAAACAGCATGCTCACGAGCATACGATTCCGGAATTCTGCTGGTTGCAGCTGCTGGAAACGATGGAAATGAAAGAGGAACAGGAGATTCTGTAGATTATCCCGGAGCCTACGGTTCAGTAATAGCAGTTGCTGCAACCGATTCCATGAATAAAAGGGCCTCATTTTCAAGTACAGGACCAGCTGTTGAGCTTGCTGCGCCAGGCGTTAATATCCTCTCAACCTATCAGGATGGCTGGGCTTCGTTAAGCGGAACATCCATGGCATGTCCTCATGTTGCAGGAACTGCAGCACTGGTTCTGGCAGCAAGCCCATCTTTTACCAATGACAATATAAGAAGCAGGCTTGCACAAACAGCTACAGATCTCGGTACTTCAGGAAGAGATAATCTGTACGGATATGGACTTGTGAATGCAGAAGCTTCAGCAGCCGACAGTACCTGTGAAACAACGATGAAAAATCGGAAAGTATCCTAA